In Carnobacterium sp. CP1, the following are encoded in one genomic region:
- a CDS encoding V-type ATP synthase subunit B, producing the protein MLKEYRTITEVVGPLMAVEGVEGVKFDELVDIQMQNGEKRRGQVLEINGDKAMVQIFEGSHGINLKDTKVRFLGKPLTLDVSEDMLGRVFDGMGRINDNGPELIAEKSLDVNGEAINPMARDYPDEFIQTGISSIDHLNTLVRGQKLPVFSGSGLPHKELAAQIARQATVLNSDEKFAIVFAAIGITFEEAEFFMEDFRKTGAIDHSVMFVNLADDPAIERIATPKMALTTAEYLAYEKDMHVLVIMTDMTNYCEALREISAARREVPGRRGYPGYLYTNLATLFERAGRLVGGKGSVTQIPILTMPEDDITHPIPDLTGYITEGQIILSRDLFNNGIHPPIDVLPSLSRLKDKGTGEGKTRKDHAATMNQLFAAYAEGKQAKELAVVLGESALSETDKLYAEFGERFEKEYVNQGNYTNRTIEESLDLGWELLSILPRTELKRIKDEMLDEYLPKGE; encoded by the coding sequence ATGCTTAAAGAATATCGGACAATCACAGAAGTTGTCGGTCCTTTGATGGCTGTTGAAGGTGTTGAAGGCGTTAAATTTGATGAGTTAGTTGACATCCAAATGCAAAACGGCGAAAAAAGACGTGGACAAGTTTTGGAAATCAATGGGGATAAAGCGATGGTTCAAATATTTGAGGGCTCTCACGGAATCAACTTAAAAGATACTAAAGTGCGTTTCTTAGGCAAACCCTTAACGTTAGATGTTTCTGAAGACATGCTTGGTCGCGTCTTCGATGGAATGGGACGCATCAATGATAACGGACCTGAATTGATCGCTGAAAAATCATTGGATGTTAACGGAGAAGCGATCAATCCCATGGCTCGTGACTATCCAGATGAATTTATCCAGACAGGAATTTCATCTATTGATCACCTAAATACATTGGTTAGAGGACAGAAACTGCCTGTATTCTCAGGTTCGGGGCTTCCGCATAAAGAATTAGCTGCTCAAATCGCAAGACAGGCTACTGTTTTAAATTCAGACGAAAAATTTGCCATTGTTTTTGCGGCTATCGGTATTACGTTTGAAGAAGCAGAGTTTTTCATGGAAGACTTTCGTAAAACAGGTGCCATTGATCATTCGGTTATGTTTGTTAACTTAGCGGACGATCCTGCAATTGAACGGATAGCCACTCCAAAGATGGCCTTGACGACAGCTGAGTATTTAGCTTATGAAAAAGACATGCATGTATTGGTTATTATGACGGATATGACGAATTATTGTGAAGCCTTGCGTGAAATCTCAGCAGCAAGACGTGAAGTCCCTGGACGTCGTGGTTACCCGGGTTATCTTTACACCAATCTGGCAACGTTATTTGAACGTGCTGGTCGTTTGGTCGGTGGAAAGGGTTCTGTTACGCAGATTCCTATTCTAACTATGCCAGAAGACGATATTACGCATCCGATTCCTGATTTGACCGGATACATCACAGAAGGACAAATCATTTTGTCTCGCGATTTATTCAATAATGGTATTCACCCGCCTATCGATGTCTTGCCATCTTTGTCGCGTTTAAAAGATAAAGGGACTGGCGAAGGGAAAACAAGAAAAGATCATGCTGCTACCATGAACCAGTTATTCGCTGCTTATGCAGAAGGAAAACAAGCGAAAGAACTCGCTGTGGTGCTAGGAGAGTCTGCTCTTTCTGAAACAGACAAGCTTTATGCTGAATTTGGCGAGCGTTTTGAAAAAGAATACGTAAACCAAGGAAACTATACCAATCGTACTATCGAAGAATCATTAGATTTGGGTTGGGAACTCTTGTCCATTTTGCCTAGAACGGAATTGAAGCGGATCAAAGATGAGATGTTAGACGAATACCTGCCGAAGGGGGAGTGA
- a CDS encoding V-type ATP synthase subunit D, with protein sequence MAKLNVNPTRMELTILKQQLSTATRGHKLLKDKQDELMRQFITLIRKNNELRAEVEGKLTSAMQSFVMAKALLNENFIEELVAIPPRAVELEIYEKNIMSVSVPVMNFKYDESQDTNELRYGYLNSNSELDTSIEKMSAVMAQLLELSEIEKTCQLMADEIEKTRRRVNALEYMTIPRYEETIYFIQMKLDENERANITRLMKVKDMG encoded by the coding sequence ATGGCAAAATTAAATGTGAACCCAACTAGAATGGAATTGACCATTTTAAAGCAGCAGCTGAGTACTGCAACTCGCGGTCATAAATTGTTGAAAGACAAACAAGACGAGCTGATGCGTCAATTCATTACGCTTATCCGGAAAAACAATGAGTTACGTGCAGAAGTGGAAGGCAAATTAACTAGTGCGATGCAATCTTTTGTGATGGCTAAAGCATTGTTAAACGAAAATTTTATTGAAGAGCTAGTAGCGATTCCACCTCGTGCAGTAGAACTAGAGATATACGAAAAAAATATTATGAGTGTTTCCGTACCGGTCATGAATTTTAAGTATGATGAGAGTCAAGATACTAACGAATTACGTTATGGCTACTTAAATTCCAATAGTGAATTAGACACGTCAATTGAAAAAATGTCAGCAGTCATGGCTCAGTTATTGGAACTTTCAGAAATCGAAAAAACTTGTCAACTAATGGCAGATGAAATCGAAAAAACTCGTCGCAGAGTAAATGCATTAGAGTATATGACGATTCCAAGGTATGAAGAAACGATTTATTTTATTCAAATGAAATTAGATGAAAACGAAAGAGCTAATATCACCCGATTGATGAAAGTAAAAGATATGGGTTAA
- a CDS encoding patatin-like phospholipase family protein yields METELLKQIKRSKKVALVLGGGGARGSYQIGVWKALKELCIEIHLITGTSVGALNGALFLQDEYDLGEQMWRKMETNHVLALSKPIEINSFKSYRRTMRGFVVSALKKRGFNTTPLKELIDTYLADEKRIRKSAIEFGLTLTEYPSMKRVEFFLPSIPFGELSLYLLGSASFYPAMQITKIGEKSYIDGGYYNNLPVEMALEKKPTAVISVDITGPISLKRSRPITDVPIHDLGSKWPLGNLLLFDGNRADINIALGYYETMKHFEFYEGSWYTFEKDSFKKHYEKFYLALAKFLMNKNRRFAAGFLNETEQQQKNLKVLEKYWRGRIGKKELTYAVHELIGKLFQIDPTKVYSFSLFETAILEKYEELVKATTINEVDELFTVDVIYSVEEWIARYLERIPFLSNKKMLLYFLNLIEKNQPIEWHNWKVHYLIKQKPHVFMMAICMDQIKNGNFK; encoded by the coding sequence ATGGAGACAGAACTTCTTAAACAAATAAAACGGTCAAAAAAAGTAGCACTTGTATTAGGCGGCGGAGGAGCGAGAGGTTCTTATCAAATAGGTGTTTGGAAAGCATTGAAAGAGCTTTGTATTGAAATTCACCTGATTACTGGAACTTCTGTAGGGGCTTTAAATGGAGCTTTATTTCTTCAAGATGAGTACGATTTAGGCGAACAGATGTGGCGTAAAATGGAAACCAACCATGTCTTGGCTTTATCTAAACCGATCGAAATCAACAGCTTTAAAAGTTACCGCCGAACAATGCGAGGTTTTGTTGTGTCGGCCTTAAAAAAAAGAGGATTTAATACCACTCCTTTAAAAGAGCTGATCGACACTTATCTGGCAGATGAAAAACGCATCAGAAAGAGCGCCATTGAATTTGGTTTGACTCTGACAGAATATCCTTCGATGAAACGCGTAGAGTTTTTCTTACCTAGTATACCGTTTGGCGAATTGAGTCTTTATTTGCTGGGAAGTGCTTCATTCTATCCAGCAATGCAAATCACTAAAATTGGTGAAAAGTCTTATATTGATGGAGGGTACTACAATAATTTGCCCGTTGAGATGGCGCTCGAAAAAAAACCGACAGCAGTAATCAGCGTTGACATTACAGGACCAATCTCGTTGAAAAGGAGTAGGCCGATTACTGATGTACCGATTCATGATCTAGGCAGTAAATGGCCATTGGGAAACTTATTGTTATTCGATGGCAATCGTGCGGATATCAACATTGCTCTGGGTTATTATGAAACGATGAAGCACTTTGAATTTTATGAAGGCAGTTGGTATACTTTTGAAAAAGATAGTTTTAAAAAGCATTACGAAAAATTTTATTTGGCGTTAGCTAAATTTTTGATGAATAAAAATAGACGGTTTGCGGCTGGCTTCTTAAATGAAACCGAACAACAGCAAAAAAATTTAAAGGTTTTAGAAAAATATTGGCGAGGGCGAATTGGAAAAAAAGAGCTGACCTATGCAGTACATGAACTGATTGGGAAGTTATTTCAGATTGATCCGACAAAAGTGTATAGCTTTTCTTTATTTGAAACAGCGATTCTTGAAAAATACGAAGAATTAGTCAAAGCAACTACGATCAATGAAGTTGATGAATTGTTTACTGTTGACGTTATTTATTCAGTAGAAGAATGGATTGCTCGTTACTTAGAAAGAATTCCGTTTCTTTCTAATAAAAAAATGCTGCTGTATTTTTTAAATTTGATTGAAAAAAATCAACCGATTGAATGGCATAATTGGAAAGTTCACTATTTGATTAAACAAAAACCTCATGTTTTCATGATGGCCATTTGTATGGATCAGATAAAAAACGGAAATTTTAAATAA
- a CDS encoding YdbC family protein, giving the protein MAQKFTYEIMEEIAVLSENAKGWRKELNLVSWNGNPPKFDIRDWAPNHEKMGKGLTLTNEEMETLKSFLATLN; this is encoded by the coding sequence GTGGCTCAAAAATTTACTTACGAAATTATGGAAGAAATTGCAGTGCTTTCTGAAAATGCAAAAGGATGGCGTAAAGAATTAAATCTAGTAAGTTGGAATGGCAACCCGCCTAAATTTGATATTCGGGATTGGGCTCCAAACCATGAAAAAATGGGCAAAGGCCTGACGCTTACCAATGAAGAAATGGAAACACTCAAATCCTTTTTAGCAACTTTAAATTAA
- the gmk gene encoding guanylate kinase: protein MAERGLLIVLSGPSGVGKGTVRKAIFEQPNNDFEYSISMTTRKQREGEIDGVDYFFRTKEEFEELIASGGLLEYAEYVGNYYGTPLAYVDQTLASGRDVFLEIEVQGALQVREKMPEGIFIFLTPPGLKELKTRIIGRGTDAMAVIERRMEKAIEEINLMQHYDYAVENDRVENAVSKIRNIIECEHLKVSRVIHRYKKMIKEL, encoded by the coding sequence ATGGCAGAACGCGGACTTTTAATTGTTCTTTCTGGGCCTTCAGGTGTAGGTAAAGGAACAGTGAGAAAAGCAATTTTTGAACAACCGAATAATGACTTTGAATATTCTATTTCAATGACCACTAGAAAGCAACGCGAAGGTGAAATTGATGGCGTAGATTATTTTTTCAGAACGAAAGAAGAGTTTGAAGAACTAATTGCAAGCGGCGGTTTATTGGAATATGCTGAGTATGTAGGGAACTACTATGGTACGCCTTTGGCTTATGTCGACCAGACACTAGCAAGTGGCAGAGATGTTTTTTTAGAGATCGAAGTTCAAGGTGCTTTACAGGTACGTGAAAAGATGCCTGAAGGAATTTTTATTTTCTTGACTCCTCCAGGACTTAAAGAATTAAAAACACGTATCATTGGGCGAGGAACAGATGCCATGGCTGTGATTGAAAGACGTATGGAAAAAGCCATTGAAGAGATTAATTTGATGCAGCATTACGATTATGCTGTTGAAAATGATCGGGTTGAGAATGCTGTCAGCAAAATAAGAAATATTATCGAATGCGAACACTTAAAAGTTTCGCGTGTGATTCATCGTTATAAAAAAATGATTAAGGAGCTGTAA
- the rpoZ gene encoding DNA-directed RNA polymerase subunit omega: MMLLPSIDSLLEKIDSKYSLVILASKRAHELENKAMPMLDEYESHKNVGRALEEIDAGDLVIDPATVGAKE; encoded by the coding sequence ATGATGTTACTTCCATCTATTGATAGTTTATTAGAAAAAATTGATTCAAAATATTCTTTGGTGATTTTAGCCAGTAAACGGGCGCATGAGTTAGAAAACAAAGCGATGCCGATGTTAGATGAATACGAATCACACAAGAATGTCGGTCGTGCTTTAGAAGAAATTGATGCTGGGGATTTAGTTATTGACCCTGCAACAGTTGGGGCGAAAGAATAA